The genomic window AGATAAGCTGTCAAAACATGCTGAAAGTACTAACATTCATCGACTGGTTCTGGCCCGGTTTCAAGGCCGGAGGCCCGGTACGCTCACTTCTGAACCTCACCGAACATCTTTCCGGGGAGATCACCTTCTATATTATAACCCGTGATACGGATTACATGAGCCACGAGCCTTATTCGGAAATACAAAGCAATTCCTGGAACGAGATCCGCCCCGGGATCCATGTTTACTATATTTCGGGCGAACACCTCAGCCGGAAAACCATACATTCCTTTTTCCAGGAAAAAAACAAATACGACCTCGTTTACATCAACGGCATATATTCGTGGTACTTTTCCATCCTTCCACTGTATTTTTCCAGGAAGACAGGGATAGCTCACGTGGTAGCCCCCAGGGGCATGTTGTCGCAACAAACATTCAGCAGTAAAAAGCGACTGAAAAAGATCTTTTTTGTGGCCGCCAGGGTAGCAGGATTGTATAAGAGAGCCCGTTTTCATGCGACCATGGAAAGGGAGGCAAGTGATATTGCCGGTATCGTGCATGTTGATCCGGCCAGGATCAGCGTAGCACCCAATCTTCCCAGGAAATCACTTCCTGAACGTATCCCTCCCCGGGAAAAACAGCCGGGATTGCTGCGACTTATAAGCATTGCGAGGATAGCCCCGGAGAAGAACATTCTTTTTGCCATACAAGTATTGCAAGGGCTTAAGGGAGGTCAGGTCATCCTCGATCTTTACGGAGAGCTTTACAATGCCGATTATTGGGGGGAATGCCTCAGGGAAATAGAATCATTACCCGCAAACATACAGGTGAACAGCAAGGGGAGCATAAATTCCGACCATATTCCTGAAACCCTGCTTAATTATCATTTCCTTCTTATGCCTTCACGGGGTGAGAATTTCGGACACAGCATACTGGAAAGCCTGATGAGCGGCTGTCCGGTTGTGATATCCGATAAAACGCCCTGGCGTGACCTGGAGAAAGTCCGGGCAGGATGGGATATTCCTCTTGATAAGCCCGGGGAATTTACTTCCATCCTGCAGAAATGCCTGGAACTGGAGCAGGAAGCATACAATGGACTTTCCGAAGGAGCTTTACTTCATGCCAGGGAGTTTGTCAATAATCCCAAACTGGTTGAATCCAGTAAAAACATGTTTTATGGAAAAAGTTGATTTATCGGTTTACACACCGGGCGATTACAAGCCGGGAGCCGGGATACTGAAAAGGGTTTTGTGGTTCATCACCAATGCCTTGTTTTTCCAGTGTCCGCTCAGCACTTTGAGTACATTCAAGTGTTTCCTGCTCAGGATGTTCGGGGCAAAAGTAGGAAAAGGAGTGGTGATCAAGCCATCGGTGAATATCAAGTACCCCTGGAAGTTGCAGATTGGAGACCACGTGTGGATAGGAGAAAAAGCCTGGATAGACAATCTCGACGAGGTGGTGATTGGCAGCCATTGCTGCATTTCGCAGGGGGCTATGCTCTTGTGCGGCAATCATAACTACCGGAAGAAGACCTTCGATCTGATGACGGGCAGGATTACGCTGGAAGATGGGGTATGGATCGGAGCCTTCAGCATTGTGAGCCCCGGAGTCACCTGCGGCACCCATTCCGTCCTTGCCGTGAATTCCGTTGCCAGCAATGATTTGGAACCTTATTACATATATAGAGGAAACCCCGCAATTAAAACCAGGGAAAGGAAAATACAATGAAGATCTCACTCATCACGATTTCTTACAACAGCGAAGCTTCCATACGCGATACCATTGAATCGGTGATGGAACAGGATTACAACAACATTGAATACATTATTGTGGACGGAAATTCCAAAGACCGTACCATGGAGATCGTTCGCAGCTATGGGGAAAAAATAAGCAAATCGGTAAGTGAGCCCGACAAAGGGCTGTATGACGCCCTGAACAAGGGCATCAATATGGCTACGGGAGATGTTGTAGGTTTCATCCACTCCGACGATGTGCTGGCAGGCCCCGGGGTGATCAGCCTGATCGCTTCCACTTTCCTGGAAAAAGAAACAGACTCCATTTATGGCGATCTGGAGTATGTTTTCAAGGAAGACACCTCCAGGATCCTGAGATACTGGAAGGCAGGAAAGTTCAGCCGAAGGAAAATCAGAAACGGATGGATGCCACCACACCCTACATTTTATGTAAAACGCAGCATATACAATACCTATGGAGGCTTCGACACCGGATTCCGCATTGCCGCCGATTACGATTGTATACTCCGTCTCCTGGCGAAAGAAAAGATAAGTACTGCCTACATCCCCGAAGTACTGGTAAAAATGCGGGTTGGAGGTGAAAGCAATAAAAGCATCCGGAATATTATCCGGAAGTCGAAAGAAGATATACGGGCTATGAGAAAAAACGGAATACCGGCATTACCGGCCCTGATAATGAAAAACCTGAGAAAAATCCACCAGTTTATCGTTCGTAAATAGAAGCTACAGGTTAAAATCCTCCTTCATCTT from Bacteroidota bacterium includes these protein-coding regions:
- a CDS encoding glycosyltransferase family 4 protein, with amino-acid sequence ISCQNMLKVLTFIDWFWPGFKAGGPVRSLLNLTEHLSGEITFYIITRDTDYMSHEPYSEIQSNSWNEIRPGIHVYYISGEHLSRKTIHSFFQEKNKYDLVYINGIYSWYFSILPLYFSRKTGIAHVVAPRGMLSQQTFSSKKRLKKIFFVAARVAGLYKRARFHATMEREASDIAGIVHVDPARISVAPNLPRKSLPERIPPREKQPGLLRLISIARIAPEKNILFAIQVLQGLKGGQVILDLYGELYNADYWGECLREIESLPANIQVNSKGSINSDHIPETLLNYHFLLMPSRGENFGHSILESLMSGCPVVISDKTPWRDLEKVRAGWDIPLDKPGEFTSILQKCLELEQEAYNGLSEGALLHAREFVNNPKLVESSKNMFYGKS
- a CDS encoding WcaF family extracellular polysaccharide biosynthesis acetyltransferase → MEKVDLSVYTPGDYKPGAGILKRVLWFITNALFFQCPLSTLSTFKCFLLRMFGAKVGKGVVIKPSVNIKYPWKLQIGDHVWIGEKAWIDNLDEVVIGSHCCISQGAMLLCGNHNYRKKTFDLMTGRITLEDGVWIGAFSIVSPGVTCGTHSVLAVNSVASNDLEPYYIYRGNPAIKTRERKIQ
- a CDS encoding glycosyltransferase; protein product: MKISLITISYNSEASIRDTIESVMEQDYNNIEYIIVDGNSKDRTMEIVRSYGEKISKSVSEPDKGLYDALNKGINMATGDVVGFIHSDDVLAGPGVISLIASTFLEKETDSIYGDLEYVFKEDTSRILRYWKAGKFSRRKIRNGWMPPHPTFYVKRSIYNTYGGFDTGFRIAADYDCILRLLAKEKISTAYIPEVLVKMRVGGESNKSIRNIIRKSKEDIRAMRKNGIPALPALIMKNLRKIHQFIVRK